A genome region from Vicia villosa cultivar HV-30 ecotype Madison, WI unplaced genomic scaffold, Vvil1.0 ctg.000163F_1_1, whole genome shotgun sequence includes the following:
- the LOC131624859 gene encoding hydroquinone glucosyltransferase-like, producing the protein MEKRIHIAVVAGVGYSHLVPILQFSKLLVHLHPYFHVTCFIPTLGSPPTASKTILQTLPSNIICTFLPPVDPKDLLLPQGSALALQLQLTVNHSLSSIHQALKSLTLTTRFVALVVDSFASEALDLAKEFNMLSYVYFPSGVTALSSYLYFLKLDKETSCEYRDLPDAIQIPGCVPIHGRDLVDQAQDRSSQSYKFLLRRVERFRLFDGVIVNSFLEMEKGPIEAMAEEGSGNPPLYAVGPIIQMQTKYGDDANRLECLSWLNKQKDCSVLYVSFGSGGTLSQEQIYELALGLELSDHRFLWVVRSPSSAANGAYLSAQNDVDPLKFLPSGFLERTKEKGLVIPSWAPQIQILSHSSIGGFLTHCGWNSTLESVVHGVPLITWPLFAEQRTNAAFLSEGLKVGLRPKLNKNGIVEKDQIAILIKCLMEGEEGQEMRNRVKGLKEAANSALKEDGSSTKILSQLALKWRNLV; encoded by the coding sequence ATGGAGAAAAGGATTCATATTGCagttgttgcaggtgttggatacAGCCACTTGGTACCTATTCTTCAATTCTCCAAACTACTTGTTCACCTTCATCCTTATTTTCATGTCACATGTTTCATTCCTACACTTGGCTCGCCACCAACTGCCTCTAAAACTATCCTTCAAACCCTTCCATCAAACATCATCTGTACTTTTCTTCCACCAGTGGATCCCAAGGACCTATTACTCCCTCAAGGGTCTGCTTTAGCATTACAACTTCAGCTCACAGTGAATCATTCATTGTCATCTATACATCAGGCTTTGAAATCGTTAACTTTAACGACACGCTTTGTTGCTTTGGTGGTTGATTCGTTTGCATCCGAAGCACTAGATTTGGCTAAGGAATTCAATATGTTGTCCTATGTTTACTTTCCTTCTGGAGTCACCGCTTTGTCCTCGTACTTATATTTTCTTAAATTGGATAAGGAAACATCATGTGAGTATAGAGATCTGCCAGATGCTATTCAAATACCAGGTTGTGTACCAATTCATGGTCGCGATCTAGTTGATCAAGCTCAAGATAGATCAAGTCAGTCTTACAAATTCTTACTCCGACGCGTTGAGAGATTCCGTCTTTTTGATGGTGTTATTGTTAATAGCTTCTTAGAAATGGAAAAAGGTCCTATAGAAGCAATGGCAGAAGAAGGAAGTGGAAACCCTCCTTTGTATGCTGTTGGACCCATTATCCAAATGCAAACAAAGTATGGTGATGATGCTAATAGGTTGGAATGTCTGTCATGGTTGAACAAACAGAAAGATTGTTCAGTTTTATATGTTTCTTTTGGGAGTGGTGGCACACTTTCACAAGAACAAATTTATGAGTTAGCTTTGGGTTTGGAATTGAGTGATCATAGATTCTTATGGGTTGTAAGATCACCAAGCAGTGCAGCCAATGGTGCATATCTTTCAGCACAAAatgatgttgatcctttgaaGTTTCTACCATCTGGATTTTTGGAGAGGACCAAGGAAAAAGGTTTGGTCATTCCATCATGGGCACCCCAGATTCAAATCCTGAGTCATAGTTCAATTGGTGGGTTCTTGACTCActgtggttggaattcaacccTTGAGAGTGTGGTGCATGGTGTGCCATTAATCACATGGCCTCTTTTTGCTGAGCAGAGAACGAATGCGGCTTTTCTGAGTGAAGGCCTCAAAGTGGGACTGAGGCCAAAACTTAATAAGAACGGTATTGTGGAAAAAGATCAAATTGCTATACTGATTAAGTGTCTCATGGAAGGGGAAGAAGGCCAGGAAATGCGCAATAGAGTGAAAGGATTGAAAGAAGCTGCTAATAGTGCACTTAAAGAAGATGGGTCTTCTACCAAGATTCTTTCTCAATTAGCACTCAAGTGGAGAAATTTGGTATAG